The Deltaproteobacteria bacterium region CGTTCACCGCCCTCGCGCTCTACGACAAGGATACCGGCGAGCTCGTGGTCCACGCGGCCGCTGCCAAGTCGAGTGATGGGCGCAGGTATGTCGGAAAACGCTTCACGGGCTCGGCCGCCGGCCAGGCGTTCACCGCGCGACGGACCCTCATCTTCGGCGAAGACGACCTGACGGGTCGCTTCGCCGACACGGCGGCCGCGATGCGCGAGGCGGGCATCCGGTCCGTCTGCGCCGTCCCGCTCGTCGTCGGCGACCGCGGGCTCGGCACGCTGACCGTGGGCAACCTTCAGCCCGATGCCTTCACGCCAGCGTCGGTCGCGATGATCGAGGCGGTCGCCCGCCAGGTCGCGATGGCGGTCGCCAACGCGCTCGCATTCCGGGAGATCGCCCAGCTCACGAAAAGGCTCGCCGAGGAGCGCGTCTACCTCGAGAGCGAGATCCGCGCCGAGCACCCTTTCGGGGAAATCGTCGGCGAGAGCCGCCCGCTCCGAGACGTCCTCCAGCACGTGGAGACCGTCGCGCCGACCGACGCGACGGTGCTCGTCCTCGGCGAGACCGGCACGGGGAAGGAATTGATCGCGCGCGCCGTTCACGACCGAAGCGGCCGCCGCGAGCGAACCTTCGTCAAGATCAATTGCGCGGCCATTCCGTCGGGGCTCCTCGAGAGTGAGCTCTTCGGTCACGAGCGGGGCGCGTTCACCGGGGCCATCGCGCAAAAGATCGGGCGCTTCGAGGTGGCCCATGGCGGCACGCTTTTCCTCGACGAGGTCGGCGAGATCCCGCTCGAGCTCCAGCCGAAGCTCCTCCGGGTGCAGGTCACGCGCGGCTGGGTAACTTCGAACAGCGCGTCACCGATCCGGTACCGATCGCCGATGCACACCTCGTCGTCGGCGAGCCCGTCGACGGTGAAGTTCTCGCCGAATTGACCGCAGCCGAGATCGTCGCGTCCGAGCTGCCGGTGCCAGTCGCGACATGACGCGATTTGGTAGACGAGCACCGCTCGGTGCTCGCCCCCATGCCCCGCGAGATCGCCTTGCCCGTCGCCGTCGATGTTCAGTCGACGGACCATGCGGGGACCGCTGACGGCCTGCTTCCACACCCGGGTGTGGACCGTGGCGCCGCGCCACGGCACGTCCTGCGGCAGGCCGACGTTTACAGCCAGTAGCTTAGCCAATCCCTGCTCGTAACTACCCCGCTATCACGCGGAACGTTCCAAGATCATCGCGTCATGAGAGCGGCTTCAGCTCGCCCAGCATGGTCGGGATGAGCTCCGACACCGTCGGGTGGATGTGCATCGCGCGTTGGATCGTCGTGTACGGGGCCTTGGCGTACATGACGTCCAGGATGGAGTGAATGACCTCGTCGCCACCGGTGCCGAGGATGGCGGCGCCGAGGATTGCGCGCGTCTCCGCGTCGACCACGATCTTCATGAAGCCCTGCGTCTCTCCCTTTTCTACCGCGCGCTTGACCCGCTCCATTGGGCGCTTGCCGACGAGCGCGGGTCGGCCGCTCTTGCGGACTTCCGCATCCGTGAGGCCCGCCCGTCCGAGCGGCGGGTCGATGAACAGACCGTAGGTGAGAATGCGGTCGCTCACCCGACGCGGATCGTCGTCGAGGAGATTCGCGGCAACGATCTCGGCGTCGTTGAAGGCGGTGTGCGTGAACGCGCCCCTGCCGTTGCAATCGCCGAGTGCCCAGATGCCGGGCACGCCGGTGCGGAGCTGATCGTCGACGACGATGTAGCCGCGCTCGTCCGTGGCCACGCCGGCCTCGTCGAGCCCGAGGTCGTCGGTATTTGGCCGTCGTCCCACCGCGAGGAGGACGTGGGTCCCGGTCACCTCGCGCGCGCCCTGAGCGCAGTCCACGTGCGCGACGATATCGCCGCCGCGCTTCGCGAAGCCAATGCACGTCGCGTTCAGGCGTACGACAACGCCTTCGCGCTCGAGAATGTCTTGGACCGTGGCCGACACGTCGTCGTCCTCGCGATGGATGAGCCGCTCCGCCATCTCGATGATGGTGACTTCGCTGCCGAAACGTCGGAGCATCTGCCCGAATTCGAGACCGACGTAGCTGCCGCCGACGACGATCAGGTGCCGGGGAACGAAGTCGAGCTGCATCATCGAGCTGTTGGTGAGGTACTCGATCTGCTCGAGGCCCGGCAGCCGCGGCACGGCGGCGCGGCCGCCGACGTTGATGAAGATCCGCTCCGCCGTGAGCCGGTCTGCATCGAGACTCACCGCGTGCCTCGACTCGAAGCGGGCGTGGGCGCGATAGACCGTGCACCGCTCCATGGTCTCCAACCAGGTCTCGACGCCGATCCGCGACTGACCCGCGATCGCGTCCTTGCGGGCCTTCACACGCTTCATGTCGACGGCTGCGGGGCCAACGTTCACGCCGAAGTCGCTCGCGCGGCGGACCATGTGGGCGGCGTAGGCGCTCGCCACCAAGGCCTTCGTCGGGATGCAGCCGGTGTTCACGCAGGTGCCGCCGAACGCGCCGCGCTCGATGATCGCGACGCGCATGCCCGCGCTCGTCAGACGGTGCGCCAGGAACGGGCCGGCTTGGCCGGTGCCGATGATGATCGCGTCGTACGTGGCGGTCATCCCCGCGCCCGTCGTGCACGCCGGGTCGGCGCCTCGAACGCCTCCCCAGATTTCAGAGCCATCGTTCGGACCTCCTTTCCGGTGAACTGAAGCTCTCTGCATTGTGCGGTGTCGGCGCAGCGCGAGCTATGGCCTGCTCCGCACTGCCGACCACCCCGCGCTTCTGTTCGCGGTCAACCTCCACGGCTTCCTACGCCGGACGCCGTTCGACGGCGTGCTGTTCAGAGTCGAGGACGGCAAGCTCGTAGCCGAGGGATACGAGTAGGTCCGCGAATCGCCATGCTCCGTCGCGACGGCGCATCGGATCACTTCATCGGTGAGTAGTCTGTTGGATCGGCAAAGACGGACTCGATCTTCGTCGTAAGGGCGCCCTGCGTTTCGGACGCCGCTTTCACCTTCTGCCATTCAGGATCGCTTTGAAACGCCTGCCAATTCTTCGCCGCAGCCTCGCGGCTGGGATGCGCCAGGATGTAGATGAGCGTGTCCTGCTTGAGCGGCGCGTCCTGCGGCTTGAAGTAGCCGACGCTCGTCATACCGTGCTTCTTGAAGAGCGCTAGAGTGTGATCCCGGAACCGCGCGTGAAGCGCGTCGAGCTTGCCTTCGGCAGCCGTATACGTCCTGATCTCGAACACGCGCATGGTCGGTTGTGCGTGAACCGCCGACCATGGCTGTAACACGGTGCCGAGACA contains the following coding sequences:
- a CDS encoding FAD-containing oxidoreductase, which produces MTATYDAIIIGTGQAGPFLAHRLTSAGMRVAIIERGAFGGTCVNTGCIPTKALVASAYAAHMVRRASDFGVNVGPAAVDMKRVKARKDAIAGQSRIGVETWLETMERCTVYRAHARFESRHAVSLDADRLTAERIFINVGGRAAVPRLPGLEQIEYLTNSSMMQLDFVPRHLIVVGGSYVGLEFGQMLRRFGSEVTIIEMAERLIHREDDDVSATVQDILEREGVVVRLNATCIGFAKRGGDIVAHVDCAQGAREVTGTHVLLAVGRRPNTDDLGLDEAGVATDERGYIVVDDQLRTGVPGIWALGDCNGRGAFTHTAFNDAEIVAANLLDDDPRRVSDRILTYGLFIDPPLGRAGLTDAEVRKSGRPALVGKRPMERVKRAVEKGETQGFMKIVVDAETRAILGAAILGTGGDEVIHSILDVMYAKAPYTTIQRAMHIHPTVSELIPTMLGELKPLS
- a CDS encoding GAF domain-containing protein, with product MKVGRCSRSRMETAAAARDASTGPLSLVERFQALLAVAESITACRDPEELFRRLARQLQRVVRFDRLGLVLLRPERGVTSARALETTGSEFTTLPEHPVDRSPSGWVIETQQPLIVPDTAAETRWPRAMAELQERGIVSFCSLPLTTARRRIGALGFGSRAPVAYTAADVTFLGEVAKLVAVAVDNALNFDEAQATQRQLSTERDHLRLLLEVTNAMVANLDLPGLVDAISSSLERAIPHAFTALALYDKDTGELVVHAAAAKSSDGRRYVGKRFTGSAAGQAFTARRTLIFGEDDLTGRFADTAAAMREAGIRSVCAVPLVVGDRGLGTLTVGNLQPDAFTPASVAMIEAVARQVAMAVANALAFREIAQLTKRLAEERVYLESEIRAEHPFGEIVGESRPLRDVLQHVETVAPTDATVLVLGETGTGKELIARAVHDRSGRRERTFVKINCAAIPSGLLESELFGHERGAFTGAIAQKIGRFEVAHGGTLFLDEVGEIPLELQPKLLRVQVTRGWVTSNSASPIRYRSPMHTSSSASPSTVKFSPN
- a CDS encoding NIPSNAP family protein, whose amino-acid sequence is MRVFEIRTYTAAEGKLDALHARFRDHTLALFKKHGMTSVGYFKPQDAPLKQDTLIYILAHPSREAAAKNWQAFQSDPEWQKVKAASETQGALTTKIESVFADPTDYSPMK